One Coffea eugenioides isolate CCC68of chromosome 2, Ceug_1.0, whole genome shotgun sequence genomic window, ACATCAAAACAACACACATGATTAAACACAGGTGTAGTAGTAGTAGCATATTTTCATTTATACGCACATTTATACAACATTTTTGTGGTCAATAGGACACCtaaaatatatataagaaatataaaaaaaagtcTAAAAAGTATTATACGGCGGAGAAGGGTTGGGTTGAATTGAATGGTAAAATGGAAGAAGAACtcttatttataaaaaaaaaattaacaaaaaaatgtTTTCCACAAGTAACTGAAATTTGGCATGAATTAAATTAACACTAGCTATAGCTGGGCCGAGGCGCTCGCTGTATCtatctctttttttatttgattatttccCCTCCTTCTGGCTGGGTCCTGAATGTCGTGGGGCCGGGGGCGGGTATTGGGGGCTTTCAATAAAGTTGGCTTGACAACTGCTCCAAACCTTACAACGTGGGCCCAACCAGATAATGAAAAACGAGCCCCACAATCATTACCCAACCAAAAACAGCCACGTCACACCAAAAACAGAATCCTAGTATTCAAAACAATCACCCTCCGACTTTACACTGAATAACGAAAACGCCCTTCCCTCTCCCTATATATTGTCCCCCAATCCCCTCCATTGCAGTCCTCATCACCGTCTTTCCTCAGCCTCTTATACATCGAATACAAAAAAACCTCTCCTCCTTCGTTCGGAACTGGCAAACACTCAAACTCTGGAGGAAACTCAAAACAAAGGGCTGGTGCTCGCCCTGTATGAAGCCTTGAGTGCACGTGACGTGGACAAGGTCCAGCGGCTCGTAGCTCCCGACCTGGAGTGGTGGTTCCATGGTCCGCCTTCCCACCAGTTTCTGATGCGCCTCCTCACCGGCAATACTGACAAAGACTCCTCCTTCAATTTCGTCCCACAATCAGTCGCCGCCTTTGGATCCACCGTCCTCGTAGAAGGGTGCGATCAGGCCCGCAACATCACCTGGGTTCACGCCTGGACCGTCACTGATGGGATAATTACCCAAGTCCGCGAGTACTTCAACACTTCCCTGACGGTGACCCGATTCGGGGCCGCAGATAATCCCTCCTCCTCGAATTTTGCCCAGATTACCTCTCTCCATTGCCCATCCGTTTGGGAGAGCAGTCTCGCTAGCCAAGTCGGGAAATCCGTGCCCGGTCTCGTCCTGGCTATttgattaaatttggattgggTTGTGATCTCCTGCTGCTGCACTACTAATTTATTAGTAGTATTATCgtaataattaaataaaaaaaggagTAGTACGAGGTGCAACCACGCTTATTGTGGTTTGAGTCAGTCCCATATGGGCTGAAGTGGTGGCGGTAACCGGTAAAGTTGTGCCTTACGTCTGCGAAGATGTAGCATCGACGGTCGGGATCGCTTTTCACTTTTCAGCGCGTCGTTTTTAGTCCCTTTAAAGTGCGTGTTTGCTTTTGTTCTGTTCTGTTATGTCCTGTTCAAGGGCGTATATTATGTTTGAGTCCATCATGACTGGGAAGGGTTCCTGGTATTTGGTCTCCGATGACGTCACTCCTATATGGTTTGTTTGCCTTTGCAATAAATGTTGTTGGATTTGTTTGCTTGATAATCTCATGCCACCTACTTATTATAGTAgcatctgttttttttttttaattcttggCTGAATCTGTGTTACTTTATACTACTATTAGTTTGCACTAGTTTGTTTTAACAATATATTGAAAATTGTTTGACaatccaattcaacacttaaatttgaATATATTTGGATAGCGAAATAATAACCAGaaattatttgcttacatcatcaatACAATTTCTAACACATATTTTTATCTCTCCAATTATTTtcttatctcacatatatcatatcacaaaaagtgttacagtaattattccaaataatatttcaacaatctcctatccaaactcTAATATAGTTGAtaattatttgataattaaaaattaaatatttaaatgaatTAAGTGGCATTTGttataagttattcacttattattaaatgtgatatgcactcaagtgtattaaatttaatacttaattatttaataatttaatggatttagaaTTCAgtaatttaattatttaattatttcaaatttcaaatttcagttctaTCATACGCACTCTAACTTAAACTAGTCTTTCAACATACAAGGAGAAATCACCGAGCATAAGTTTGTTCGTGATGATTCCACTAATTCGCTAACCAACTGCTTAATGCGGTTAGTGATGGCTAATTAATCTTGCATCTATTTgtcaacaaaaaattttaagattttttatgaatttatattttaatcacctttttatcattcatttctatttttcaatcatctgaCATACATTGAATTGCTATTGTACATTTTTACacaaaaaacttcaaaaaatagcaattcgAAAATGGCTAACAATTTTACATTAGGTAAGATCACAATACACGCTTCATTAACCACTGTGTAGTCATTCTCAACATTTATCTAGTATGATCTTATGGAATTCCCTTTGATAAATCACTATTTTGAACTAGTGcttatttttcctaattttggTTCATCTTCTTAGAATCTCTTAGATGCAATCAATCAAAATTAGGAATGTTTACGTAGGAAACCTGGTCCAATGTGATATGTTGCGTCCAATACTGGCATATGTTCTGCATAATTGATAAACTCCATCACTCATAAACAAATACATGTCGCTATCGAAGAAATTAAGGGTAAGAAAAATACCACAAAACTGACGAGGCTATGTTGTTAGGATCCTATCCTGAATAATTGCAAGGATTGAACCGTTAATTTGACAGAATAAGTAAACATCAGCCGACGAAAGCTTTGCTTTGTCTGTCACATCGAGAAGAAATTCATATGAAAATCTGGAATAAGAAGAAATGTCAAACGTCTTATCTTATGGTACATAATTAAATTACTAAGTGGATTTGGCAGCGCTTTTCGTTCAATTAGTTTGTTTGTCGAATGTCACTCGATTTGTAGATAAGAGCGAAGAAACGCATCATCTTGGCATAAGTTCAACGCAAATATTATTGAATTATACCAACCAAATGGACCGATTCAAGTGCCAACAAGTTATTCGAGACATATAGATGATTCATTGGCTATAGGTATCTGCTAGATAGATAAGATAGGCATTGGAGGAACAGGAGGAGGAGTGTTTGCAggggaagaaaacaaaaagtttATTATTCATGAGTACTGATCAATTGATCAATGCGTTAGATTCTACTTATACAAGTTGACAATTGATCAGTAAAGCAAGAAATGACCGTTGGATGGCAAGCAAACAACAATTAGTTGCCTTTgcgcttttttttttcagaaaattttGGGGCCGGGGGGGGAATTAAATTACGAAAAGATTCctttgttattttgaaatttgaaatttaattaaaCTTCTCCGGTCAATTTCTAGAAGTTACTAGTCCTTGCTGTTGCCTTGGTATTTGATTGCCAACCACGTCGCCTCTAGGACTTTCATAAGGCGATTTTCCGAACTCAACTTAAAAGTAGGGTTGGACACGGATCGGATACCCATCCTCATCCACAATTTGACTAACTCAATCCGTATCTTATGGTTCGGTTATTTTTTGACTCTTACCTATTCTGCATATCAACAGATATCCGGTTATAAAGTATCCGCCGAGATAGGATCAGATCAACAAATACTCGCTCTGtcccatttatcatttaatttttttaaaaatataatttatattaatttaattttatattttatacattcatctaaaatttaataaagattttttctcaaaaaaagtcTCACACCAAGAAACAACACATGCGAAGAGAAtacaagataaaagaaaaaaatttaacagaattcaaaatcaataaatatttgaaataaatagcacattttttaaaatatatgttTCACATTAATTAAACTATTTTCTATAAAACATAAGATTATGACCTCTACAAATGAATATGataaataaactatagtctcccatatttgtaatgcaatttgttaaatgaaattacttatttagctataaattaattttttatagtatttgtataaaagcaaaaaaataaaaatatatatgcaGGGCAGATCGAATATATCCGTCGATTTTTTATTATGTGATCATAAGTCGTCCCGCATTTTAGCGGATACCTAACTTTTTTTTGACCTGATCAAATGATATAAATCGGGTATTCTAATTTTTGAATCGAATCGGATCGGATACTTGGATTAACGGATAATTTTGCCCACTTCTGTTCGAAAGGAAAATTTAGGAATTTGGGAACGTGCGAAGGAGAGAATCAGAGCACGTGATACTGCCAGCTGGAGGATGTCTTTTGAGACCTTCTAGCTAACCAATCTGACGGTCAAACTTTTGCATAGAGTCATGATTGTGTAACATCCTGCCGTTCATGCACGTTTCATTATCGTCCTTCACTCGTGCTGTCCTGTCATTAGCTGACACTTATAGCCGGATCAATCAGGACAAAAATGTCAATTTCTTGTTGCATgcattttttgccttttttttgtTGTCAGGGGTTAATGGATATACAAACCCAACTAGACTAAGGGAGTGCTCTGACACAactcttaaatttttttcgcTGCAAGTGAGTTTTGAACCCTCACCTACAACCCAAGGAGGGATTTAAGCCCCTCTCTGGTGAccactgagccattggcccaGTGGTTACATGCATTTTTTGCCTCATTTTGGCAGAAAATTATTTCAACCCCaggccccaaaaaaaaaaaaggaatatcTTAGGAAATAGTAGTGTAATGTTTTTTCCCCAAATTAGTTGAAACTAGTT contains:
- the LOC113761154 gene encoding wound-induced protein 1, which encodes MRLLTGNTDKDSSFNFVPQSVAAFGSTVLVEGCDQARNITWVHAWTVTDGIITQVREYFNTSLTVTRFGAADNPSSSNFAQITSLHCPSVWESSLASQVGKSVPGLVLAI